The following are from one region of the Stanieria sp. NIES-3757 genome:
- a CDS encoding S-adenosyl-methyltransferase MraW, whose amino-acid sequence MSQVENLSFIHIPVLSRELITGLNISPEGHYLDATVGGGGHSELILSAAENVKVTAIDRDDNAIAATQARLSQYYPQQLEFWQGNFADYQPNKILFDGIAADLGVSSPQLDVAERGFSFRQTAPLDMRMDQNQALTAAEIINHWDEVELANIFFKYGEERLSRRIARKIVQQRPFNTTTELANVIASSVPPKYRYGRINPATRVFQALRIVVNQELQSLETFLSIAPHWLKPTGIIAIITFHSLEDRIVKHQFRNNQLLEVITKKPIIPQSDEQQQNPRSRSAKLRLARKILSSS is encoded by the coding sequence GTGTCACAAGTAGAAAATCTTTCTTTTATTCACATCCCCGTCTTAAGTAGAGAATTAATTACAGGCTTAAATATTTCTCCAGAAGGACATTATTTAGACGCAACTGTAGGAGGAGGGGGACATAGTGAATTAATTTTATCGGCTGCGGAAAATGTTAAAGTAACAGCCATAGATCGAGATGATAATGCGATCGCAGCTACTCAAGCCAGACTTTCTCAATACTATCCTCAACAATTAGAATTTTGGCAAGGCAACTTTGCTGATTATCAACCAAATAAAATCTTATTTGATGGAATTGCCGCAGATTTAGGAGTAAGTTCTCCTCAGTTAGATGTGGCGGAACGAGGCTTTAGTTTTCGCCAGACAGCACCCTTAGATATGCGCATGGATCAAAATCAAGCTTTAACTGCTGCGGAAATTATCAATCATTGGGATGAAGTAGAATTAGCTAATATCTTTTTCAAATATGGAGAAGAAAGACTATCTCGTCGAATAGCCAGAAAAATTGTCCAACAGCGTCCCTTTAATACTACTACCGAATTAGCCAACGTGATCGCGTCTTCTGTTCCTCCCAAATATCGCTATGGTAGAATTAATCCTGCAACCAGAGTCTTCCAAGCTTTAAGAATAGTTGTCAATCAAGAACTACAATCTTTAGAAACTTTTTTATCAATAGCACCTCATTGGCTCAAACCAACAGGCATAATTGCTATTATTACCTTTCATAGTTTAGAAGACCGCATTGTTAAACATCAATTTCGTAACAATCAGTTATTAGAAGTTATTACCAAAAAACCAATTATTCCCCAAAGCGACGAACAACAGCAAAACCCTCGTTCTCGTTCTGCTAAATTGAGATTAGCCAGGAAAATTCTTTCTAGTTCATAA
- a CDS encoding hypothetical protein (conserved hypothetical protein), whose amino-acid sequence MTLDFWLKTSGTWINILTVLIGTTIGLILREKFAHSSRSASLAHTQSHQGRGAERSQPQKIQLIITQGVGLLTLWIGFSMTNHLTKVQADKIDGTILGLLAIILGGVLGEWLEIEEKLANIGNWLKRRFRGKGRFTEGFVASSLLFCVGPMTLVGCLNNGLTGDNTLLSLKATMDGIVAIALANIYGIGVGFSLLVILFYQGGLSLLAGLLANSISDPANDPRIFLVTGVGGLMIIGIGINLLEITKIRVASFLPAIAIAPIIYQLGVWLSRLVL is encoded by the coding sequence ATGACACTAGATTTTTGGTTGAAGACAAGTGGGACTTGGATCAATATTCTGACAGTATTAATCGGTACGACCATCGGCTTAATTTTGCGCGAAAAGTTCGCTCATTCTTCGCGATCGGCTTCGCTGGCGCATACGCAGTCTCACCAAGGGCGAGGCGCAGAGCGATCGCAACCTCAGAAAATTCAACTAATTATTACTCAAGGGGTTGGTTTACTGACTCTTTGGATTGGTTTCAGCATGACAAATCACCTCACGAAAGTCCAAGCAGATAAAATCGATGGGACAATTTTAGGTTTGCTTGCCATTATTTTAGGAGGTGTTTTAGGAGAATGGTTAGAAATTGAAGAGAAATTAGCCAACATCGGTAATTGGTTGAAACGAAGATTTCGAGGTAAAGGACGATTTACAGAAGGATTTGTTGCTAGTAGTTTACTTTTTTGTGTCGGCCCAATGACTCTGGTTGGTTGTCTCAATAATGGTTTAACTGGAGACAATACTTTACTCTCTCTCAAAGCTACGATGGATGGAATTGTGGCGATCGCTTTAGCTAATATCTATGGGATTGGAGTTGGTTTTTCTTTATTAGTAATTTTGTTTTATCAGGGAGGACTATCTCTGCTAGCAGGATTATTAGCCAATAGTATCAGCGATCCAGCTAATGACCCTCGGATTTTTTTGGTTACAGGAGTAGGAGGGTTAATGATTATTGGGATTGGCATTAATTTGTTAGAAATAACTAAAATTCGGGTGGCTTCTTTTTTACCAGCGATCGCGATCGCGCCGATCATTTATCAGTTAGGAGTTTGGTTATCAAGACTTGTTCTTTAA
- a CDS encoding hypothetical protein (protein of unknown function DUF86): MKAIAKEENWRSISGFRNILVHGYLDGIDLDIIWQVLSTYLPDLKLKLEKILKNINQ; the protein is encoded by the coding sequence TTGAAAGCTATTGCCAAGGAGGAAAATTGGCGTAGTATTTCAGGTTTTAGAAATATTTTAGTTCATGGTTATTTAGACGGAATCGATTTAGATATTATTTGGCAAGTATTAAGTACTTATTTACCCGATCTAAAATTAAAGCTAGAAAAAATTTTAAAAAATATTAATCAATGA
- a CDS encoding hypothetical protein (protein of unknown function DUF167): MKISVKVKPNSQQQKIEELADGSLIIRLKSPPIDGKANQKLIEILAKKFQVAKSQITIKSSLSSKNKLVEIQRQ; this comes from the coding sequence ATGAAAATTTCGGTAAAAGTAAAACCAAATTCTCAGCAACAAAAAATTGAAGAATTAGCTGATGGAAGTTTAATAATTCGTTTAAAATCACCGCCGATAGATGGCAAAGCCAATCAAAAACTAATTGAAATATTAGCCAAAAAATTTCAAGTTGCCAAATCTCAAATTACGATTAAATCTAGTTTGTCCAGTAAAAATAAGTTAGTTGAAATTCAAAGGCAATAA
- a CDS encoding DNA modification methyltransferase related protein, producing MVATPHSLQEFVNFRLQYITGEERKQAQIFLERFFQAFGHQGSFEAGAEYEVAIQKASRKGKTGFADLVWKPRVLIEMKKQGENLGKHYRQAFDYWTRLVPQRPKYVILCNFDEFWIFNFDLQLDDPVDIVPLNHLPERAGAFGFMELEEKTPVFRNNQVEVTEKAARKMGELCEILKHRGKKEGFDTLAAQRLILQCVLAMFAEDRGLLPRDLFVSCIQDCLNGKSSYDVLGGLFREMNQPGITPAGRYKGVDYFNGGLFASIHPIELTKEELNYLEAAAKEDWHKIRPAIFGNIFEGTANQKERHAFGMHYTSEADIMKIVRPTITRYWEEKIESANTIKELNTLQLELQDYKVLDPACGSGNFLYLAYQELKQIESSLLTKISSLRKSDTLKQQVQIGLVTPQQFYGMDINPFAVELAKVTLTIAKKVAIDKLNLTERDLPLDSLDSNIVCADALFTPWVKANAIIGNPPFLGGKILRQELGNEYTEKVYKEFKEVKGQPDFCTLWFRKAHDNLDENGRVGFVGTNSITQNVSRTASLDYIVNNGGYIHEAISSQVWSGEANVHVSIVNWSKQKPEKLFLDDLSVKRISTSLKNETSVHSAKQLKANKNFSFESCALAGKGFIISEAEAKEWINKDSKNQDVLKPMLDGKSLIDLHLKKDWVIDFNDMSLEEACDYKLPFQRVQEKVKPERDLNRRKARKMNWWKYGEKRPAMRKALTGLSCYFAIPKVAKYIIFSPVDVSILPCEANMVIASDDYYILGILNSNVHQLWVKAQSSTLKGDTRYTNTTCFETFPFPQYSYLDGSDRNDFGKGERRFAPTGTIIEQIRNKTIELHQYRTEQMENKQWGITQLYNKFFHEPASKLYQLHQQLDALVMQAYGFKADDNILEKLLELNLELAVKEQRGEKVIGIDDNY from the coding sequence ATGGTAGCTACTCCTCACAGTTTGCAAGAGTTTGTTAATTTTCGTCTGCAATATATTACAGGGGAAGAACGAAAACAGGCACAGATTTTTTTAGAACGTTTTTTTCAAGCTTTTGGACATCAGGGTTCATTTGAAGCAGGGGCAGAATACGAAGTAGCAATCCAAAAAGCAAGCAGAAAAGGAAAGACTGGTTTTGCTGATTTGGTTTGGAAACCCCGTGTTTTAATTGAAATGAAAAAGCAGGGGGAAAATTTAGGTAAACACTACCGACAAGCTTTTGATTATTGGACTAGATTAGTTCCTCAACGTCCAAAATATGTGATTCTCTGCAATTTTGATGAATTTTGGATTTTTAATTTCGATCTTCAGTTAGACGATCCTGTCGATATTGTACCGCTAAACCATTTACCAGAAAGGGCGGGTGCATTTGGGTTTATGGAGTTGGAAGAGAAAACTCCTGTCTTTCGTAACAATCAGGTAGAAGTTACGGAAAAAGCAGCCCGAAAAATGGGTGAGTTATGTGAAATCCTGAAACATAGGGGTAAAAAAGAAGGTTTTGATACTCTAGCTGCCCAAAGATTGATCTTGCAATGTGTTTTAGCAATGTTTGCTGAAGACAGGGGATTGTTACCGCGAGATTTATTTGTCAGTTGTATTCAAGACTGTCTCAACGGTAAAAGTTCCTATGACGTTTTGGGTGGGTTGTTTCGGGAAATGAATCAACCAGGCATTACACCTGCGGGAAGATATAAAGGGGTAGATTATTTTAACGGTGGTTTATTTGCTTCTATTCATCCGATTGAATTAACTAAAGAAGAATTAAATTATTTAGAAGCAGCAGCAAAAGAAGATTGGCACAAAATTCGTCCTGCGATTTTTGGTAATATTTTTGAAGGGACGGCAAATCAAAAAGAACGTCATGCTTTTGGGATGCACTACACTTCAGAAGCAGACATTATGAAAATTGTACGTCCGACAATTACCCGTTATTGGGAAGAGAAAATTGAATCTGCGAATACTATTAAAGAATTAAATACACTGCAACTGGAATTACAAGATTATAAGGTACTCGATCCTGCTTGTGGTTCGGGTAATTTTCTTTATCTTGCCTATCAGGAATTAAAACAAATCGAATCTTCTTTGCTAACTAAAATATCTTCCCTGAGAAAATCAGATACTCTCAAACAACAGGTACAAATTGGGTTAGTAACTCCCCAACAATTTTATGGCATGGATATCAATCCTTTTGCTGTCGAGTTGGCAAAGGTAACTTTAACCATCGCCAAGAAAGTCGCCATTGATAAATTGAATTTGACGGAAAGAGATTTACCTCTGGATAGTTTGGATAGCAATATTGTTTGTGCTGATGCTTTGTTTACTCCCTGGGTAAAAGCTAATGCAATTATCGGCAATCCTCCATTTTTAGGAGGAAAAATACTAAGACAAGAATTAGGAAATGAGTATACCGAAAAAGTATATAAAGAATTCAAAGAGGTAAAAGGACAACCTGATTTTTGTACGCTGTGGTTTAGAAAAGCTCATGATAACTTAGATGAAAATGGAAGAGTGGGTTTTGTTGGTACTAATTCAATTACTCAAAACGTAAGTCGTACAGCAAGTTTAGATTATATTGTTAACAATGGTGGTTATATTCATGAAGCTATCTCCTCTCAAGTTTGGTCAGGTGAAGCTAATGTTCATGTCAGTATTGTTAATTGGTCAAAACAAAAACCCGAAAAACTATTTTTAGATGATTTATCTGTTAAGAGAATATCTACATCTTTAAAAAATGAAACTTCAGTACACTCAGCTAAACAACTAAAAGCTAATAAAAATTTTTCCTTTGAATCTTGTGCTTTAGCAGGAAAAGGATTTATTATCTCAGAAGCAGAAGCAAAAGAATGGATAAATAAAGATTCTAAAAATCAAGATGTTTTAAAACCAATGTTAGATGGAAAAAGCTTAATTGATTTACATCTAAAAAAAGATTGGGTAATTGATTTTAACGATATGTCTCTTGAAGAGGCTTGTGATTATAAACTACCCTTTCAAAGGGTACAAGAAAAAGTTAAACCTGAAAGAGATTTAAATCGCCGAAAAGCCAGAAAAATGAATTGGTGGAAATATGGTGAAAAAAGACCAGCAATGAGAAAAGCATTAACTGGTTTATCTTGTTATTTTGCTATTCCTAAAGTTGCTAAATACATTATTTTTAGTCCTGTAGATGTTTCAATTTTACCTTGTGAGGCTAACATGGTAATAGCTTCAGATGATTATTATATTCTGGGAATTTTAAATTCAAATGTTCATCAACTTTGGGTAAAAGCACAAAGTTCTACTTTAAAAGGAGATACACGTTATACAAATACAACTTGTTTTGAAACATTTCCTTTTCCACAATATTCTTATCTAGACGGATCGGATAGGAACGATTTTGGTAAGGGCGAACGGCGGTTCGCCCCTACAGGAACAATCATCGAACAAATTCGCAATAAAACCATCGAATTACATCAATATCGCACCGAACAAATGGAAAATAAACAATGGGGAATTACCCAACTTTATAATAAATTTTTCCATGAACCAGCTAGTAAACTCTATCAACTTCATCAACAATTAGATGCTTTAGTAATGCAAGCTTATGGTTTTAAAGCAGATGATAATATTTTAGAGAAACTTTTAGAACTAAATCTAGAATTAGCAGTTAAAGAACAACGAGGAGAGAAAGTTATCGGGATAGATGATAATTATTAA
- a CDS encoding magnesium chelatase, H subunit — MFTHVKSTIRRVTPEALNGRDLLKVVYVVLEPQYQSTLTEAARSINSNNPYLAIELSGYLIEELRDEENYANFKEDVAEANIFIASLIFIEDLAQKVVAAVQPHRDRLDAAIVFPSMPEVMRLNKLGSFSMAQLGQSKSAIAQFMRKRKENSGASFQDAMLKLLRTLPNVLKYLPVEKAQDARNFMLSFQYWLGGNSENLENFLLMLADKYVYKDKTINRGVPYAEPIVYPDMGVWHPLAPKMFEDVKEYLNWFNSRQDISEDLKDPLAVCVGLVLQRTHLVTQDDAHYVAMVQELEAMGARVIPVFAGGLDFSKPVDTYFWDTLKGTEPQPLVDVVVSLTGFALVGGPARQDHPKAIDSLKRLNRPYMVALPLVFQTTEEWEESELGLHPVQVALQIAIPELDGAIEPIIVSGRDGSTGRAIALQDRIEAIAQRAMKWATLRKKPKLQKKVAITVFSFPPDKGNVGTAAYLDVFGSIYEVMKALKGNGYEVEDLPESPQALMEAVIHDAQAQYASPELNIAYRMSVQQYERLTPYSVKLEENWGPPPGHLNSDGKNLLIYGKEFGNVFIGVQPTFGYEGDPMLLLFSRSASPHHGFAAYYTYLESIWKADAVLHFGTHGSLEFMPGKQMGMSGECYPDSLIGSTPNIYYYAANNPSEATIAKRRSYAETISYLTPPAENAGLYKGLQELSELIGSYQTLKDGGRGIQIVDTIMDKCRIVNLDKDIALPETDAKDMTQEQRDTIVGLVYKKLMEIESRLLPCGLHVIGKPPTAEEAIATLVNIASLDREEEEIVSLPRIIAQSIKRDIEEIYSNNDRGVLADVQLFQEITQATRAAVAALVKAQIDAEGRVSMISKLNFFNLGKKAPWITVLHEHGYKNVDPELLKPLFEYLEFCLEQICADNELGGLLKALEGEYVLPGPGGDPIRNPNVLPTGKNIHALDPQSIPTLAAVKSAKIVVDRLLERQKLNNGGKYPETIACVLWGTDNIKTYGESLAQIMWMVGVRPVPDALGRVNKLELISLEELGRPRIDVVVNCSGVFRDLFINQMNLLDQAVKMAAEANEPLDLNFVRKHALEQAEEMGINLRQAATRIFSNSSGSYSSNINLAVENSTWEEEKELQDMYLNRKSFAFNSDNPGIMQENRQIFEKSLKTAEVTFQNLDSSEISLTDVSHYFDSDPTKVVASLRDDGKKPTAFIADTTTANAQIRTLSETVRLDARTKLLNPKWYEGMLSHGYEGVRELSKRLVNTMGWSATADAVDNWVYEDVNTTFINDPEMCQRLMNLNPNSFRKMVGTLLEVNGRGYWETSEENLDRLRELYQQVEDKIEGIE, encoded by the coding sequence ATGTTCACTCACGTCAAGTCCACCATTCGTCGCGTAACACCCGAAGCACTTAATGGACGTGACTTACTTAAGGTGGTCTATGTCGTGCTAGAGCCTCAATATCAAAGTACGCTTACTGAAGCAGCTAGGTCAATCAATAGTAATAATCCTTATTTAGCCATTGAACTGAGTGGTTACTTAATTGAAGAATTAAGAGATGAAGAAAATTATGCCAATTTTAAGGAAGATGTAGCAGAAGCTAATATATTTATTGCTTCGCTTATTTTTATCGAAGATTTGGCACAAAAAGTAGTCGCAGCAGTGCAACCCCATCGCGATCGCTTGGATGCTGCTATTGTCTTTCCTTCAATGCCTGAAGTAATGCGCCTCAATAAATTAGGTAGCTTTTCGATGGCGCAGTTAGGGCAATCCAAAAGTGCGATCGCTCAGTTCATGCGGAAGCGGAAAGAAAATTCTGGGGCTTCTTTCCAGGATGCGATGCTGAAGTTATTGCGTACTTTGCCTAATGTTTTAAAATATTTACCTGTGGAAAAAGCACAGGATGCTAGAAACTTTATGTTGAGTTTCCAGTATTGGTTGGGAGGGAATTCGGAGAATTTAGAAAACTTCCTGCTGATGCTGGCTGATAAATATGTTTATAAAGATAAAACCATCAATAGAGGTGTTCCTTACGCCGAACCGATAGTATATCCAGATATGGGTGTTTGGCATCCTTTAGCACCAAAGATGTTTGAGGATGTTAAAGAATATCTCAACTGGTTCAATAGTCGTCAAGATATTTCTGAAGATTTAAAAGATCCCTTAGCAGTTTGTGTTGGTTTAGTATTACAACGTACTCACCTAGTTACCCAAGATGATGCCCATTATGTAGCGATGGTGCAAGAACTAGAAGCAATGGGTGCCAGGGTAATTCCCGTTTTTGCTGGTGGGTTAGACTTTTCTAAACCAGTAGATACTTATTTCTGGGATACCCTTAAAGGAACCGAACCCCAACCCTTAGTAGATGTAGTGGTATCTTTGACAGGATTCGCCTTGGTAGGGGGTCCCGCCAGACAAGATCATCCCAAAGCAATTGACTCCTTAAAACGCCTCAACCGTCCCTATATGGTAGCCTTACCCTTAGTCTTCCAAACCACGGAAGAATGGGAAGAAAGCGAACTAGGATTACATCCCGTTCAAGTCGCCTTACAAATTGCCATTCCTGAATTAGATGGGGCAATTGAACCGATTATTGTATCTGGTAGAGATGGTTCTACAGGTAGAGCGATCGCCCTACAGGATCGGATTGAAGCGATCGCTCAAAGGGCAATGAAATGGGCAACTCTGCGTAAAAAGCCTAAATTACAGAAGAAAGTAGCAATTACAGTTTTTAGTTTCCCTCCTGATAAAGGGAATGTCGGGACTGCTGCTTACCTAGATGTGTTTGGGTCGATTTATGAAGTCATGAAAGCCTTGAAGGGAAATGGTTACGAAGTCGAAGATTTACCAGAATCTCCTCAAGCCTTAATGGAAGCAGTAATTCATGATGCCCAGGCACAATATGCTTCTCCCGAATTAAATATTGCCTATCGGATGTCGGTTCAACAGTATGAAAGATTGACTCCCTATTCAGTTAAGTTAGAAGAAAACTGGGGTCCACCGCCAGGACATTTAAATAGTGACGGAAAAAACCTCCTAATCTACGGTAAGGAATTCGGTAATGTTTTCATCGGGGTACAACCTACCTTTGGTTATGAAGGCGATCCGATGCTGTTGCTGTTCTCCCGTTCCGCTTCTCCCCACCACGGTTTTGCAGCCTACTACACCTACTTAGAAAGCATTTGGAAAGCCGATGCAGTACTGCACTTCGGTACTCATGGTTCTCTAGAATTTATGCCAGGTAAACAGATGGGTATGTCTGGAGAATGCTACCCCGATAGTTTGATTGGCAGTACTCCCAACATCTATTACTACGCAGCTAACAATCCTTCGGAAGCAACCATTGCTAAACGTCGTAGTTATGCAGAAACCATTTCCTATTTAACACCTCCCGCAGAAAATGCAGGACTATATAAAGGTTTGCAAGAGTTAAGTGAACTAATTGGTTCTTACCAAACCCTTAAAGACGGCGGACGGGGTATCCAAATTGTCGACACGATTATGGATAAATGTCGCATTGTCAATTTAGACAAAGACATTGCCCTCCCCGAAACCGATGCCAAAGACATGACTCAGGAACAACGGGATACTATCGTTGGTTTGGTTTACAAAAAACTGATGGAAATCGAATCTCGCCTGTTACCCTGTGGCTTACACGTCATTGGTAAACCGCCTACAGCAGAAGAAGCGATCGCAACTTTAGTTAATATAGCTTCTTTAGATCGAGAAGAAGAGGAAATTGTTTCTTTACCTCGAATCATTGCCCAAAGTATCAAACGAGATATCGAAGAAATCTATTCTAATAACGACCGTGGTGTTCTCGCCGATGTTCAACTGTTCCAAGAGATTACTCAAGCAACTCGCGCTGCGGTAGCTGCTTTAGTTAAAGCCCAAATCGATGCGGAAGGAAGAGTTTCGATGATTTCTAAACTCAATTTCTTCAATCTGGGTAAAAAAGCACCTTGGATTACAGTTTTACACGAACATGGTTATAAAAACGTCGATCCCGAACTACTCAAACCCCTGTTTGAATACCTCGAATTTTGTCTAGAACAGATTTGTGCAGATAACGAATTAGGCGGACTGCTGAAAGCTTTAGAAGGAGAATACGTTTTACCAGGACCAGGAGGCGACCCCATCCGTAACCCCAACGTCCTACCTACAGGAAAAAATATCCACGCCCTCGATCCTCAATCTATCCCGACTCTAGCAGCAGTAAAATCGGCTAAAATTGTCGTAGATCGTCTGTTAGAACGACAAAAGCTAAATAATGGCGGAAAATATCCCGAAACCATCGCTTGTGTTCTCTGGGGTACAGATAACATCAAAACCTACGGTGAATCTCTCGCCCAAATTATGTGGATGGTAGGTGTGCGTCCCGTACCCGATGCGTTAGGAAGAGTCAATAAACTGGAATTAATTTCTTTAGAAGAATTAGGTCGTCCCCGTATCGACGTAGTAGTAAACTGTTCTGGTGTTTTCCGCGACTTGTTTATCAATCAAATGAACTTGTTAGACCAGGCGGTAAAAATGGCAGCCGAAGCTAACGAACCTTTAGATCTGAACTTTGTTCGCAAACACGCCTTAGAACAAGCTGAAGAAATGGGAATTAATCTGCGTCAAGCAGCAACTCGTATCTTCTCCAATTCTTCTGGTTCTTACTCCTCCAATATCAATCTCGCTGTCGAAAATAGCACTTGGGAAGAAGAAAAAGAATTACAGGATATGTACCTCAACCGCAAATCCTTCGCCTTTAATTCTGATAACCCAGGAATAATGCAAGAAAATCGTCAAATTTTTGAAAAATCTCTTAAAACTGCGGAAGTTACTTTCCAAAACCTTGATTCTTCAGAAATCAGTCTGACTGACGTATCTCACTACTTCGATTCTGACCCCACCAAAGTAGTAGCAAGTTTGCGCGATGACGGGAAAAAACCCACTGCTTTCATTGCCGATACTACTACCGCTAATGCCCAGATCCGTACTCTTTCTGAAACCGTCCGTTTAGATGCCCGTACCAAACTACTCAATCCCAAATGGTATGAAGGAATGCTAAGTCACGGTTACGAAGGTGTCCGTGAATTATCCAAACGATTAGTTAATACGATGGGATGGAGTGCCACTGCTGATGCCGTGGATAATTGGGTGTATGAAGATGTTAATACTACCTTCATTAACGATCCTGAAATGTGTCAGCGTCTGATGAACCTCAATCCTAATTCCTTCCGCAAGATGGTCGGTACTCTTTTAGAAGTTAACGGTCGTGGTTACTGGGAAACTTCTGAAGAGAATCTAGATAGATTGCGGGAATTATATCAACAAGTCGAAGACAAGATTGAAGGAATTGAATAA